TCCCTCCGCGAAAGTTCCGCGCAGCAAATCGTATTTTGGCCCGCGCATTAACAGACAGGGCGTCATGTTACCGGTGGAATCCACCGCGAAAGTGGTCCGCCCGGCCCCGCAGACCAATAAGTTTCGCAAGTCCGTGGAGGGTATTTGTGGTTGGCGCGGGGCATCCGGAGAGGAAGCGCTCCGGGCGCGAAACTCGTTTTCTGCTGCCGCAGCCGCCGCGGGCGAAAGCCGGCAGTCAAGTGGACGCTGATCGCCTGCCCGCGTGGGAAAGATGGCGGTATCGAATCGAAACGGAACCCCCAATCGGTCCGCCAAGGCTTTCATGTCGGCCAACCCAGCGTGGTTTTGACGCATCAGCACCGTTTTTAATTTCACCCGCACGCCGCCATCCAACAACCGTTGAATGCCCGCCAGGCACCGCGCATAATTACGCTCCGAGCCGGTCACCTGCTGATACATTTCCGGGGTGGCGCCATACAAACTGATTTCGACTTCCAAGGGTGGATACGCCTGGAATAGTTGGACCATCTCGGCTTCCACCAACGTGCCGTTGGTGAACACCCGGACGGCCAGCCCGCACTCTTTGGCGTGCCGGTAGATTTTCGCGAAATCGGGTTGCAGCAGCGGTTCCCCACCTGTGAACAGCAGGAAGAGACAACCCGCCCCGGCGATTTTATCCACAACGGCACAGGCCTCGGCCAAGTTTAATTCCCGTTGGTGCGCCCCTTCCGGGTCGCCGAGATAACAATGGCAGCACCGCAGATTGCACCGGGTGGTGACCTCGAACGAGGCGGAGAGGGGCAGCCGTTCCTTGTGGGCGCGCGCCTTGAGCGATTCAAAAAACGCCGCGCTGGCGGCGGGTATTTCATGCTCACATTCCATGGTCGTTATTCCTGGGAGCGCCGGCATCCTGCCGGCTATTCTGCTGGCTGCTTTCAATTTCTAGGGAGCAGTCACTGCTCCGCTGGTAAATGCTTGGCGCGGGCGGTTGAACTGCCGGCAGGATGCCGGCGCTCCCAGGTGAGATTGGCGTGTTGCGATAATGCACACTGCTAAAGCTCCACTCAACGGCCTGCTTCACTAATCCTGATTTCACCGGATTTTCTTCAATGTAGTGGAGGGCCTTGGCGTAATGTTCGGCATCGCGAATATAGCGGTCATGATACTCGCGTTGCCAAAATTCCCCTTGGCGTCCCAGCACCGCGTTTGCCTGGTTGGCCGTGTACGATTTCCACGAATGCAGCACATCGGACAAGGAAATGCCTTCCACCGTTTCAATCATCGCATGCACATGATTGGGCATCACGCACCAAGCCAGCAGACGATAACGACGACCATCGAAGTGAAGCATGGCCTGCTCGACAATCAGGGCCACCCGCTCATCGCGCAACCAGCAGGCACCATGCCCGGCATCCTCGTAGTTTGCCATTCGTTTCCGAAGTTCAGCCTCGGCGGCTGAATGCAACGTTGGTTCTCCCAACTTGCGGGTCAACCCCAGCTCGACTCTCCATTTCCGAACCAAATCAGCGGGCAGCGAATCATGAAGCCGGTAGGTGATGGTTTGGATCATTCCGG
Above is a window of Verrucomicrobiota bacterium DNA encoding:
- a CDS encoding radical SAM protein, giving the protein MECEHEIPAASAAFFESLKARAHKERLPLSASFEVTTRCNLRCCHCYLGDPEGAHQRELNLAEACAVVDKIAGAGCLFLLFTGGEPLLQPDFAKIYRHAKECGLAVRVFTNGTLVEAEMVQLFQAYPPLEVEISLYGATPEMYQQVTGSERNYARCLAGIQRLLDGGVRVKLKTVLMRQNHAGLADMKALADRLGVPFRFDTAIFPTRAGDQRPLDCRLSPAAAAAAENEFRARSASSPDAPRQPQIPSTDLRNLLVCGAGRTTFAVDSTGNMTPCLLMRGPKYDLLRGTFAEGWRQMEPVCQIKVATDSPCQTCPDVAYCHGCAPIFEMETGNMAQPPAWLCDLARQRRATKMKQNDLL
- a CDS encoding transposase, with product MTGVASPEPHLGWYSRGYLPHWDHPGMIQTITYRLHDSLPADLVRKWRVELGLTRKLGEPTLHSAAEAELRKRMANYEDAGHGACWLRDERVALIVEQAMLHFDGRRYRLLAWCVMPNHVHAMIETVEGISLSDVLHSWKSYTANQANAVLGRQGEFWQREYHDRYIRDAEHYAKALHYIEENPVKSGLVKQAVEWSFSSVHYRNTPISPGSAGILPAVQPPAPSIYQRSSDCSLEIESSQQNSRQDAGAPRNNDHGM